The uncultured Bacteroides sp. genome includes the window CCTAGGCCTTTACGCATGAGCAAAAGCTCTATAATACGAATAATATTCGCTAATTGATAAAAAAATACAAAAAAAGTTGTTGCATATCCAAAAATAATTCTTTCCTTTGTCGTGGAATGATGATGCATTAGTTTCACGATTTCTATTACAAGTTTTTACTCTCCGTTTAAAAGGCGCTTTTGTAAACTCTCTGTTATTTTAATCCTTAAGTATTAGGCATCTCTTTCCAGAGAGTTTTATTCATTTATTCATTTTTATTTTTTTTATTATGAACATTTACGTAGGAAACCTTAATTACCAAATTAAGGAAGCAGATCTGCAACAAATTCTAGAAGATTACGGTACAGTAACTTCAGCTAAAGTTATCATAGACCGCGAAACAGGAAGATCAAAAGGTTTTGGTTTCGTAGAGATGGCTAATGATGCAGAAGCCACCAAAGCAATTACAGAACTAAACGGAGCCGAATTTGAAGGACGCGCTATGGTCGTTAAAGAGGCTAGACCCAAATTCTAAATATAGAAGTTAGGAAAACAAAAAAGTCCTTCTGTCGCTTTTAAGTGACAGAAGGACTTTTTGTTTTTGTGTAAACAGATTTGTAGAAGCCAACTATTGTAAGAAGACTACTGCATCAGAGAAACAGCACTACACTTTGATATAAAACAATAAGCTGAGATAAGCGAACGAAAGAAAAGCCCCAACAAAGGAGTTGATTCTCATTCAAGAGTAGATGAACTGTCTTTTTACCCAACTGCGCTTCTTTACTATAAAAGAAAGCAGATTTAATAAAGTTGGAAAAGGACAGATAAACAGGAATGAAGTAACAACAATACAATGTTAGGACGTCCGCGCATGCGCAAAGTGATGGCAGATAAACAGAAAGGAGTAACAATCCTGACCGGAATTTCTTCAAACTCACAAAAAGGGTAAGAGCCAAAGCGTTTCTTTAGTCCTTCAGCTGAAAATCCTTTCGACGCAAAACAAAACTATTGCTTAAGTATTTCTCACGCACTATTTTATTCTCGGCAAGTTCTTCGGGTGTTCCCTGAAAAAGGATTTTCCCTTCAAACAGCAAATACGCACGATCAGTAATACTAAGAGTCTCTTGTACATTATGATCGGTAATCAAAATACCTATATTCTTATCCTTAAGCTTCCATACTATCTGCTGAATATCTTCAACGGCAATGGGGTCAACTCCGGCAAAAGGTTCATCGAGCATAATAAACTTCGGATCAATAGCCAGGCAACGGGCAATCTCCGTACGACGACGTTCGCCTCCGGATAGTTGAGTACCCAGATTCTTACGAACTCTTTCCAAGCGGAATTCAGCTATCAGTCCCTCTAATCTGTCTTTTTGATATTCTCTCGATTGGTTAGTCATTTCAAGTACAGAAGCAATGTTATCCTCCACACTCATCTGGCGGAATACAGATGCTTCTTGCGCCAGGTAACCAATACCTGTTTGAGCACGCTTATACACAGGATAGTTCGTTATCTCCAAATCATCTAAGAATATTCGGCCTTCATTGGGAGTAATCAACCCAACGGTCATATAGAAAGAGGTCGTTTTACCTGCCCCGTTGGGGCCAAGCAAACCTACTATTTCTCCTTGCTTTACGTTGATAGAAACATGACTTACAACAGTCCGTTTACCATACTTTTTTACTAAATCCTCAGTACGAAGAACCATTTTATGATCTTCCATATCCTTTGTTATTTAGCGGCAAATGTAGTGAAAATAAGCCGAAATAGCGTACATTTGCAAACAAATATATGCGATATGATTAAAGCACTAAAAACAGTAGGGAGATACATGATATTGATGAGCCGGACATTTTCCCGGCCGGAAAGGATGCGAATGTTTTTCAAACAGTACATCAAAGAGATAGAGCAACTTGGAGTAAATTCTATCGGTATCGTACTCCTGAT containing:
- a CDS encoding RNA-binding protein, which translates into the protein MNIYVGNLNYQIKEADLQQILEDYGTVTSAKVIIDRETGRSKGFGFVEMANDAEATKAITELNGAEFEGRAMVVKEARPKF
- the lptB gene encoding LPS export ABC transporter ATP-binding protein; its protein translation is MEDHKMVLRTEDLVKKYGKRTVVSHVSINVKQGEIVGLLGPNGAGKTTSFYMTVGLITPNEGRIFLDDLEITNYPVYKRAQTGIGYLAQEASVFRQMSVEDNIASVLEMTNQSREYQKDRLEGLIAEFRLERVRKNLGTQLSGGERRRTEIARCLAIDPKFIMLDEPFAGVDPIAVEDIQQIVWKLKDKNIGILITDHNVQETLSITDRAYLLFEGKILFQGTPEELAENKIVREKYLSNSFVLRRKDFQLKD